In the Phaseolus vulgaris cultivar G19833 chromosome 7, P. vulgaris v2.0, whole genome shotgun sequence genome, one interval contains:
- the LOC137827877 gene encoding aspartic proteinase 36-like — translation MDPRGLLMLVAILLAEICCVANENLVFPVERRKRSLSAIKAHDARRQGRILSAVDLNLGGNGLPTETGLYYTKLGLGSPPKDYYVQVDTGSDILWVNCVECSKCPRKSDLGIDLTLYDPNSSKTAKLVSCDQEFCAATYDGPMPGCKSEIPCPYSITYGDGSATSGYYVQDYLTYNHVNGNLRTTPQNSSIVFGCGAVQSGTLGSSSDQALDGIIGFGQANSSVLSQLAASGKVKKIFSHCLDNILGGGIFAIGEVVEPKVSTTPLVRKMAHYNVVLKSIEVDTDTLQLPSDIFDSENGRGTVIDSGTTLAYLPGLVYDQLILKVLARQPGLKLYLVEQQFSCFQYSGNVDRGFPVVKLHFDDSLSLTVYPHDYLFQFRGGIWCIGWQKSVTQTKNGKDMTLLGDLVLSNKLVVYDLENMAIGWTDYNCSSSIKVKDEATGVVRTVGAHDISSVSTCFIGRILTFFLLLTAILNN, via the exons ATGGATCCGAGAGGTTTACTGATGTTAGTGGCGATTCTACTTGCGGAAATTTGTTGCGTTGCCAACGAAAATTTAGTGTTCCCGGTGGAGCGTCGGAAAAGGAGTTTAAGTGCTATCAAAGCTCACGATGCTCGCCGTCAAGGTCGAATTCTCTCCGCCGTGGATCTCAACCTTGGCGGCAATGGTCTCCCTACTGAGACTGG TCTGTATTATACAAAACTTGGGCTTGGCTCTCCTCCGAAGGATTATTATGTGCAAGTTGATACAGGAAGTGACATTCTGTGGGTGAATTGTGTTGAGTGCTCCAAATGTCCCAGGAAAAGTGATCTCGGT ATAGATTTGACTCTTTATGACCCAAACAGCTCTAAAACTGCAAAGCTGGTTTCTTGTGACCAAGAATTTTGCGCTGCCACGTATGATGGTCCAATGCCTGGGTGCAAGTCTGAAATTCCATGCCCCTACAGCATAACTTATGGAGACGGAAGTGCAACTTCTGGATACTATGTCCAGGATTATCTTACTTATAATCACGTCAATGGAAATCTTCGTACTACGCCACAAAATAGCAGCATCGTTTTTGG GTGTGGTGCTGTACAATCTGGCACATTGGGTTCATCATCTGACCAAGCCCTTGACGGAATAATTGGTTTTGGACAAGCAAATTCTTCTGTACTTTCACAGCTTGCTGCGTCTGGAAaggtgaaaaaaatattttcacattgCCTTGACAATATTCTTGGCGGTGGAATATTTGCCATAGGGGAAGTGGTGGAACCAAAAGTCAGTACAACTCCATTGGTACGAAAAAT GGCACACTATAACGTGGTTTTGAAGAGTATTGAGGTTGATACAGATACTCTACAGCTTCCCTCGGATATATTTGATTCTGAAAATGGGAGGGGAACAGTAATAGATAGTGGAACAACCTTGGCTTATCTTCCTGGCTTAGTTTATGACCAACTGATTCTAAAG GTTTTGGCCCGGCAGCCTGGACTGAAATTATATCTTGTTGAGCAACAATTTAGTTGTTTTCAGTATTCTGGAAA TGTTGATCGTGGATTTCCAGTTGTGAAGCTTCATTTTGATGATTCTCTTTCTCTGACAGTTTATCCTCACGACTACCTCTTTCAGTTTAGA GGCGGTATCTGGTGTATTGGCTGGCAGAAAAGTGTGACTCAAACCAAGAATGGAAAGGACATGACCCTTCTTGGAG ATTTGGTGCTATCCAACAAACTAGTGGTATATGATCTTGAAAATATGGCCATTGGATGGACTGACTATAATT GCTCTTCGAGCATTAAAGTGAAGGATGAAGCGACTGGAGTAGTGCGTACAGTTGGTGCACACGATATTTCTTCAGTTTCTACCTGTTTTATTGGAAGAATACTGACTTTCTTTTTGTTGCTAACTGCCATTctaaacaattaa